The Deltaproteobacteria bacterium genomic interval TCCGCGTTCAGGACCATCAGCGCCCTCGCCCAGTCGAGCGTCTCCGAGATCGACGGCGTCTTCTTCAGGTCCAGCTTCCGAATCCGCTGCACCAGCTCGACGATGTCCTGGACCAGGCGATCGCCGATCCCGGGCACCTTCAACTCGAGGATGCGGATCTCCTCCTCGGTGGACGGGAAGTCGATGTGCAGGTGCAGACAGCGGCGCTTCAGCGCGTCGGTCATCTCGCGCGCATCGTTCGAGGTCAGGAAGACCAGGGGAAGGTTCTTCGCCTGGATCGTGCCGATCTCCGGGACGCTGACCGTGTAGTCCGACAGAACCTCCAGGAGGAACGCCTCGAACTCCGGGTCGGACTTGTCGACCTCGTCGATCAGCAGCAGAACCGGCTCGTCCGAGGTGATCGCCTTCAGCAACGGACGCGCGACGATGAAGCGCTCGCTGAAGAACACGTCGTCCTGGGCGGCGATCCGCTCGGAGGCGTCCTTCAGGGTCTTCGCCCCCTGGATCACCTCGCCGATCTTGTCGCGAAGCATCTGCGTGTAGAGCAGCTGCTTGGAGTACTCCCACTCGTACAGCGCCTTGGACTCGTCCAGGCCTTCGTAGCACTGCAGCCGGATCAGCTTGCGTCCGACCGCTGCCGCGACCACCTTCGCGAGGTCGGTCTTGCCGACGCCGGCGGGGCCCTCGACGAGCACGGGCTTGTTCAGCTTCGAAGCCAGGTACACCACCGTCGCGATCTTCTTTCCGGCGATGTAGTTCTGGTCGAGCAGACGCTTCTGGACCTCTTCCACGGTATCGAACATCCCGTCTCCCTTGACCGCTAGCGCGCGTTCGCGGCGCGAATCGGCCTCTTCTCCATGCTCGGCTCCGTGGCCCTTGCCAGAAGCTCTTCCAACCACTGCTCGCGCATACGCTGCAGGCGCACGCCGTACTCCAGAATCATACGCCTGTACGGATCCGCCTGGCGCGGCTCGAGATCCGCGAGCACCCGTTCCAGGCGTTCGGCGCGGCGCGAGGTCTCCGCCAGTCGCGCGCGCACCTGCGTCGCGGCGGCGTCCGGCGTGAGATTGCCAAAGAAGCTGCAGCGCTGCAGGAACGCGTCGCGCCAGAAGAACCCCAGCCGCTCGCCCGCCTCGTCGGGAGCGCCGTCCTCGAGCCAGCGCTGGAACACCTCGCGGCCCGCCTCGGTCACGCGATACAGGTGTTTGGTCGGGTGGCTTCGCTGCTCCACGACCTCTTTCGTGATCCAGCCGCGCGCCTCGAGCTTGGCGAGCGCGGGGTAGAGCTGCCCGTCGTTCAGGCCGAGATCCTTCGAGAGCATCTCCTCCAGGCGTTTCCGGATCGAGTACCCGTGCGCGGGCGCATCCAGCAGGACGCCGAGGAGCGTGTGCGAGACGGACATACTTCTAGCTCATCAAGTTCAGGATGTGGCCGAGCTTCTCTCGCTTGGTGCGCAGGTACTCGAGGTTCTTGTCGTTCGGCCTCATCTCCAGCGGGACCTGCTCGACGATCTCGAGCCCGTATCCCTCCAGGCCAGCGCGCTTCTTCGGATTGTTCGTGAGCAGTCGGAGCTTCGAGACGCCGAGGTCGACGAGGATCTGCGCCCCCACGCCGAAATCCCGAGCGTCGGCCGGGAACCCGAGCCGCTCGTTCGCCTCGACGGTGTCGAGCCCTTCCTGATCCTGGAGCGAGTACGCGCGGATCTTGTTCAGCAGTCCGATGCCGCGCCCCTCCTGCCGCATGTACAGCAGGACTCCGGAGCCCTCTTCCTGGATCATCTTCAGCGCCGTCTGCAGCTGCTCGCCGCAATCGCAGCGCAGCGAGCCGAAGGCGTCGCCGGTCAGGCACTCGCTGTGGACCCGCACCAGCGTCGGCTCGTCGGATCGGATCTCGCCGCGCACGAACGCGACGTGGTCGACGTGGTCGATCTCGTTCTTGAAGACGATCGACCGGAAGTCGCCGAACTGCGATGGCAGGATCGCCTCGGCCGCGCGCGTCACGTGGCGCTCGTTGCGCAGCCGGTACTTGATCAGATCGGCGACCGTGAGGATCCGCAGCCCGTGGCGCTCGGCGAAGATCCGCAGGTCGGGAATTCGCGCCATGGTGCCGTCGTCGTTCATGATCTCGCAGATCACGGCGGCCGGTTGCATTCCGGCAAGGCGAGCCAGATCGACGCCGCCCTCGGTCTGCCCCGTTCGCCGCAGCACGCCCCCCGGCTTCGCCACCAGCGGAAACACGTGCCCGGGGCGCGTGAGGTCGGTGGGCCGGGCCTCCGGCGCGATCGCGACCTGAATCGTTCGCGCGCGGTCCGCAGCGGAGATGCCGGTCGTGACGCCGACTCGCGCCTCGATCGAGACCGTGAAGGCGGTTCCGAACGGGGTCTCGTTCTCCGAGTCCCGCACCATCATCGGCAGGTCGAGCTGGCGCGCGCGCTCGCCCGTGACCGCAAGGCAGATCAGCCCGCGCCCGTACATCGCCATGAAGTTCACCGCTTCCGGTGTGCACTTCTCGGCGGCCATGCACAGGTCGCCCTCGTTCTCGCGATCCTCGTCGTCGGCGAGGATGACCATCTTGCCGGCGCGCATGTCCTCGAGACCGGCGCG includes:
- a CDS encoding MoxR family ATPase is translated as MFDTVEEVQKRLLDQNYIAGKKIATVVYLASKLNKPVLVEGPAGVGKTDLAKVVAAAVGRKLIRLQCYEGLDESKALYEWEYSKQLLYTQMLRDKIGEVIQGAKTLKDASERIAAQDDVFFSERFIVARPLLKAITSDEPVLLLIDEVDKSDPEFEAFLLEVLSDYTVSVPEIGTIQAKNLPLVFLTSNDAREMTDALKRRCLHLHIDFPSTEEEIRILELKVPGIGDRLVQDIVELVQRIRKLDLKKTPSISETLDWARALMVLNADALDAELVNETMSVILKHQGDIAKAQSELNALLQKKAAEKAAQSSQPAPTAPAPAAPAAKKSVLH
- a CDS encoding PadR family transcriptional regulator, producing the protein MSVSHTLLGVLLDAPAHGYSIRKRLEEMLSKDLGLNDGQLYPALAKLEARGWITKEVVEQRSHPTKHLYRVTEAGREVFQRWLEDGAPDEAGERLGFFWRDAFLQRCSFFGNLTPDAAATQVRARLAETSRRAERLERVLADLEPRQADPYRRMILEYGVRLQRMREQWLEELLARATEPSMEKRPIRAANAR
- a CDS encoding bifunctional 3,4-dihydroxy-2-butanone-4-phosphate synthase/GTP cyclohydrolase II, giving the protein MSRAEEFQAQSALRELEDVMARVRAGLEDMRAGKMVILADDEDRENEGDLCMAAEKCTPEAVNFMAMYGRGLICLAVTGERARQLDLPMMVRDSENETPFGTAFTVSIEARVGVTTGISAADRARTIQVAIAPEARPTDLTRPGHVFPLVAKPGGVLRRTGQTEGGVDLARLAGMQPAAVICEIMNDDGTMARIPDLRIFAERHGLRILTVADLIKYRLRNERHVTRAAEAILPSQFGDFRSIVFKNEIDHVDHVAFVRGEIRSDEPTLVRVHSECLTGDAFGSLRCDCGEQLQTALKMIQEEGSGVLLYMRQEGRGIGLLNKIRAYSLQDQEGLDTVEANERLGFPADARDFGVGAQILVDLGVSKLRLLTNNPKKRAGLEGYGLEIVEQVPLEMRPNDKNLEYLRTKREKLGHILNLMS